Part of the Oncorhynchus mykiss isolate Arlee chromosome 12, USDA_OmykA_1.1, whole genome shotgun sequence genome, tccatacatGCAGTTCGAACAGGGGGGAAAGTAGCAGCAGTTAAGTGGATTTTCTGTAATTATACACATTGTACCATAGGGTAGAGACAAACAGCAGTTAATATGATCTTTGATGATCAATGGTGGCCCCATAATTTGAACATgattacaagtttagatagctggccactagtctaatttaccaatctaaaataATTTTGCTggcatgggctaattgagtggctGACataactgctgatgcacaactgcacatttcaaaagtgcaccttgtgtattctactattctctCTCAACAGTAAACTGAGACCCTGACTGAGTTTTGGAAATTGATCCATGGgctgccagttgcccatccctgctgcACATGGTTCCTCACATTTTTTTGACTCAAGGGAATTCCTGATGAAGTAGTACAACTTTGGGCATTAACCCTAAAATGGCATTGCTCTGGTATAGCACATTGACATACGTATCATAACTTAATATTTATTCAAGCAGctcaacaaagagagaaaagtcAATTTCCATAGATATCCACTCGTAGAGCATGTAGATTCCATATCAGTCAGTGTCGTTCACGTAATCCGGTTCATCTGTGACAAAATTGGAAGTCTTAAGTCTTAGTTCATTACATTGTAGTAATTTATCCATagcgacttacaattagtgcattcatcctACGTTCATAGCAGAAGTGTTGTCTTCGTTATAAGGCACTATGGTGACTTACCATCCTCTAACGGTTCTAACCCCATCTTCATTTGCTCCAGGAATTCAGAGTTCTCGTAATCTGAGCCATCTGTTGTGAGGTGGTGGGAAATAATCTTAGTTCAACATAAAATCTAAGAAATATACTCCAAATAGATAATGAACTTTGCTAAAAAAACATGATCTTCGTAAATATGTCTAATTTCAAAGGAGGGATAGGCCTACATTGAGTCATTCTAAAGTACATACCAGAGCCCCAGCTGATTGTATCAATAGATGGAAAAACATTCTCATATTGATCACCATCTAGAAAGTAGAAATATGTTTATCAAACGATACTTAACATTTCTGACATCCAAATAAGGCAAGTGACAATCCGAACACATACGAATAAATGATCACACTTGTCTTGAGAGGATGTTAGATTGTGTTACTGTATGTAGACTGCCATGTGCTGTGTCGCCTGTCCTTTTTGATGGTTGTGGTTTGAGCTGAAGCTTGACATTACTTTCAACAGCAGCAGATTACATTATCTGAGAAGATTTCACCCTACAGTAACGGGCTCTACAAAATGCATCAATGGTGGGGCCTCCCATCTTTcttttctttatgttttggattaaTAAAAAGGCCCGGTGAGAGGGACGGGGGTTGTTTATCGGTTCGttttgagttttttttattttattccatCTGATAAAACCATAGACATACTGTATTTACGTCACTTGATAAATCATACTTACCCGTTTCTGATTCTCTAGTGTCTGCATTAGCACCCTCATTAACATTCTGGTACACTAACACTGGGATTGGATCTCTGTAAAGACAATAAGCAAATGTATTATTTTTGAAACTAAAATTCCGATTAACTGTAAGtagactatacagtatattacgtTTTCAATGGCAACCAAGCATTGATAGATACTTACACATATGTTGGTTCAACGCTTCCCATCTGAGCTAATATAACACAATTGAAAAGTCTTAGTTAGTGCTGAGGAATTTGGTGCAGGATAAAACTGTAGTGAATTAGTGATACTGTTTCCACATTGAAAGGTCTGTGTTTCCAAAATGGAAACGTTTGGCATTCATATATACCTAATACAATTACTAACAGTTAATATTTACCTGTTGCAACATTTTGATACTTCGCTTGCTCCTCATTCACAACTGTAAagatacacacatacaacacCTTCAGGTAACtaacaaaataatggaaacacgattaaatgagggatacaaagtgtattgaaagcaggtgcttccaaaGTTAATtcagcaattaacatcccatcatgcttagggtggataaaaatgctgggcaggccattattttagCTATCATGGCTAtgggatgacaatgcccccataggatgacaatgcccccatccacagggcacgagtggtcactgaatggtttgatgagcaatgcatgaaaacgatgtaaaccatatgccatggcgtgtctcagtcaccagatctcaacccaatcaaacacttatgggagattctggagcggcacctgagacagcattttctaccaccatcaacaaaacaccaaattatggaatttcttgtggaagaatagtgtcgcatccctccaatcaGTTCCTGACACTTGTGTCTAtgacaaggtgcattgaagctgatCTGGCTCCTGGGGGCCCAACTCCCTATTGAGACGCTTTATGTTAGTGTTTCCtttttttggcagttacctgtatgttgaaACATCTGTAATGTTTGTAATCTGTTCAAATTCTGGGTCCAGTTGGTTCAGTTTTGTTTATAAGCTTAATCAACAGACTCTTTAGGCACTGACCCCATGTAAGTGAATGAGAAGGTCTGCTGGACATTAAGAATTAAATAAAACCTACCTTGTGGTGTTTGTTCCCTGTaaaataaattacatttaaagTATTTATTGTGAGTGTTGCATATCTGCTGTCTGTTATTAGTATATCTAGAGACAAAGATAAAGTGCTGAGGGGCCACCTAAGGTAAATAAATACAGACCATAGCCAATATAGGCTTAGGcttcaattcaacgtctattccacgttggttcaacgtaattttgTTGTAATTAGTGGAAACAACgtcgattcaaccagtgtgtgcccagtgggtctgtggtcattacatcacacATGACAACCAACAAACAGGTGTGAGCTGGAAGCTAAAaactaaatgttttttttgaTTTTCTCCAACTGTAGAAACTCTTGTtcgtgtgtgtaaaatattaaaACAAGTATATATTTTGTTACCCATCCCGTTTTAAGGAACTAAAAATTTTACATTTCAGCTGTCATGTTGGAACAAGACAAGAGCATGACGGGCATAATACCTAAATGTATGAGTAGTTTACTTACGCTGGTGTTGGAGGCAGCTCTCTTATAATCTGGTTGGGTCGTGTGACTAAAAAAAACAAGAGATTCAAGCAG contains:
- the si:dkey-183i3.6 gene encoding uncharacterized protein si:dkey-183i3.6 isoform X2 is translated as MIAIFSLQGAVLAIVSAASLSVFSAFCLWCRRKTKIIHEENQIYDPQIFQREGSRFAVMRSKTVTRPNQIIRELPPTPAEQTPQVVNEEQAKYQNVATAQMGSVEPTYVDPIPVLVYQNVNEGANADTRESETDGSDYENSEFLEQMKMGLEPLEDDEPDYVNDTD
- the si:dkey-183i3.6 gene encoding uncharacterized protein si:dkey-183i3.6 isoform X3, with translation MIAIFSLQGAVLAIVSAASLSVFSAFCLWCRRKTITRPNQIIRELPPTPAEQTPQVVNEEQAKYQNVATAQMGSVEPTYVDPIPVLVYQNVNEGANADTRESETDGDQYENVFPSIDTISWGSDGSDYENSEFLEQMKMGLEPLEDDEPDYVNDTD
- the si:dkey-183i3.6 gene encoding linker for activation of T-cells family member 2 isoform X1, translated to MIAIFSLQGAVLAIVSAASLSVFSAFCLWCRRKTKIIHEENQIYDPQIFQREGSRFAVMRSKTVTRPNQIIRELPPTPAEQTPQVVNEEQAKYQNVATAQMGSVEPTYVDPIPVLVYQNVNEGANADTRESETDGDQYENVFPSIDTISWGSDGSDYENSEFLEQMKMGLEPLEDDEPDYVNDTD